Proteins co-encoded in one Setaria viridis chromosome 9, Setaria_viridis_v4.0, whole genome shotgun sequence genomic window:
- the LOC117838740 gene encoding pirin-like protein isoform X4, with protein sequence MTTTMMRLRQHLASSPIYTSAIARIGNSRAPHRLLPVAPPQKHRPTTRVMSSSSSASDAAAAAVPFEKPRAVVKKLLAESQPEGQGATVRRSIGRHELRNLDPFLMLDEFSVSKPAGFPDHPHRGFETVTYMLEGAFTHQDFAGHKGTIRAGDVQWMTAGRGIVHSEMPAGDGVQKGLQLWINLSSKDKMIEPRYQELQSKDISRAEKDGVEVRIIAGEAFGVRSPVYTRTPTMYMDFTMRPGSQLHQPVPEGWNAFVYIIDGEGVFGREKSAPVSAHHCIVLGDGDGISVWNKSGAPLRFALVAGQPLGEPVVQHGPFVMNSRAEIQQAMEDYYYGKNGFERASQWSSSA encoded by the exons ATGACGACGACCATGATGAGGCTGAGGCAGCACCTGGCCTCCTCCCCTATTTATACCTCCGCCATCGCCAGGATCGGCAACAGCAGAGCCCCCCACCGCCTACTCCCCGTCGCACCACCGCAAAAGCACCGCCCGACAA CGCGAGTcatgtcgtcgtcttcctccgcttcggatgccgctgccgccgccgtgccgttcGAGAAGCCCAGGGCCGTGGTCAAGAAGCTCCTCGCCGAGTCGCAGCCCGAGGGGCAGGGCGCCACCGTCCGGAGGAGCATCGGCAG GCATGAGCTCAGGAACCTGGACCCCTTCCTCATGCTCGACGAGTTCTCAGTCTCCAAGCCCGCCGGGTTCCCCGACCATCCCCACAGAGGATTCGAGACCGTCACCTACATGCTCGAG GGAGCCTTCACCCACCAGGACTTTGCGGGCCACAAGGGCACCATCAGGGCAGGGGATGTCCAG TGGATGACTGCCGGCCGGGGCATCGTGCACTCGGAGATGCCGGCGGGGGACGGGGTGCAGAAGGGCCTGCAGCTCTGGATCAACCTCTCCTCCAAGGACAAGATGATCGAGCCCCGGTACCAGGAGCTCCAGAGCAAGGACATCAGCCGCGCCGAGAAGGACGGCGTCGAGGTCCGGATCATCGCCGGCGAGGCCTTCGGCGTGCGCTCCCCGGTCTACACGCGCACCCCGACCATGTACATGGACTTCACCATGCGCCCGGGCTCCCAGCTCCACCAGCCCGTCCCGGAGGGCTGGAACGCCTTCGTCTACATCATTGACGGCGAGGGCGTCTTCGGTCGGGAGAAGTCGGCACCCGTGTCGGCGCACCACTGCATCGTcctgggcgacggcgacgggatcAGCGTCTGGAACAAGTCCGGCGCGCCGCTGCGGTTCGCGCTGGTGGCCGGGCAGCCGCTGGGCGAGCCGGTGGTGCAGCACGGGCCGTTCGTCATGAACTCCCGCGCCGAGATCCAGCAGGCCATGGAGGACTACTACTACGGCAAGAACGGGTTCGAGAGGGCCAGCCAGTGGAGCTCCTCCGCCTGA
- the LOC117838740 gene encoding pirin-like protein isoform X3, whose translation MTTTMMRLRQHLASSPIYTSAIARIGNSRAPHRLLPVAPPQKHRPTSTTNKPLLLILLLLCFFFFFLIPTALLPPARVMSSSSSASDAAAAAVPFEKPRAVVKKLLAESQPEGQGATVRRSIGRHELRNLDPFLMLDEFSVSKPAGFPDHPHRGFETVTYMLEGAFTHQDFAGHKGTIRAGDVQWMTAGRGIVHSEMPAGDGVQKGLQLWINLSSKDKMIEPRYQELQSKDISRAEKDGVEVRIIAGEAFGVRSPVYTRTPTMYMDFTMRPGSQLHQPVPEGWNAFVYIIDGEGVFGREKSAPVSAHHCIVLGDGDGISVWNKSGAPLRFALVAGQPLGEPVVQHGPFVMNSRAEIQQAMEDYYYGKNGFERASQWSSSA comes from the exons ATGACGACGACCATGATGAGGCTGAGGCAGCACCTGGCCTCCTCCCCTATTTATACCTCCGCCATCGCCAGGATCGGCAACAGCAGAGCCCCCCACCGCCTACTCCCCGTCGCACCACCGCAAAAGCACCGCCCGACAAGTACCACCAACAAGCCCCTGCTCCTGATTCTTCTGCTactctgcttcttcttcttcttcttgatccCGACCGCCTTGTTGCCCCCAGCGCGAGTcatgtcgtcgtcttcctccgcttcggatgccgctgccgccgccgtgccgttcGAGAAGCCCAGGGCCGTGGTCAAGAAGCTCCTCGCCGAGTCGCAGCCCGAGGGGCAGGGCGCCACCGTCCGGAGGAGCATCGGCAG GCATGAGCTCAGGAACCTGGACCCCTTCCTCATGCTCGACGAGTTCTCAGTCTCCAAGCCCGCCGGGTTCCCCGACCATCCCCACAGAGGATTCGAGACCGTCACCTACATGCTCGAG GGAGCCTTCACCCACCAGGACTTTGCGGGCCACAAGGGCACCATCAGGGCAGGGGATGTCCAG TGGATGACTGCCGGCCGGGGCATCGTGCACTCGGAGATGCCGGCGGGGGACGGGGTGCAGAAGGGCCTGCAGCTCTGGATCAACCTCTCCTCCAAGGACAAGATGATCGAGCCCCGGTACCAGGAGCTCCAGAGCAAGGACATCAGCCGCGCCGAGAAGGACGGCGTCGAGGTCCGGATCATCGCCGGCGAGGCCTTCGGCGTGCGCTCCCCGGTCTACACGCGCACCCCGACCATGTACATGGACTTCACCATGCGCCCGGGCTCCCAGCTCCACCAGCCCGTCCCGGAGGGCTGGAACGCCTTCGTCTACATCATTGACGGCGAGGGCGTCTTCGGTCGGGAGAAGTCGGCACCCGTGTCGGCGCACCACTGCATCGTcctgggcgacggcgacgggatcAGCGTCTGGAACAAGTCCGGCGCGCCGCTGCGGTTCGCGCTGGTGGCCGGGCAGCCGCTGGGCGAGCCGGTGGTGCAGCACGGGCCGTTCGTCATGAACTCCCGCGCCGAGATCCAGCAGGCCATGGAGGACTACTACTACGGCAAGAACGGGTTCGAGAGGGCCAGCCAGTGGAGCTCCTCCGCCTGA
- the LOC117838740 gene encoding pirin-like protein isoform X1: MTTTMMRLRQHLASSPIYTSAIARIGNSRAPHRLLPVAPPQKHRPTSTTNKPLLLILLLLCFFFFFLIPTALLPPARVMSSSSSASDAAAAAVPFEKPRAVVKKLLAESQPEGQGATVRRSIGRHELRNLDPFLMLDEFSVSKPAGFPDHPHRGFETVTYMLEVRVLYSSKSCVTCLCPSAPRELFAQMSPSCAGLELQGAFTHQDFAGHKGTIRAGDVQWMTAGRGIVHSEMPAGDGVQKGLQLWINLSSKDKMIEPRYQELQSKDISRAEKDGVEVRIIAGEAFGVRSPVYTRTPTMYMDFTMRPGSQLHQPVPEGWNAFVYIIDGEGVFGREKSAPVSAHHCIVLGDGDGISVWNKSGAPLRFALVAGQPLGEPVVQHGPFVMNSRAEIQQAMEDYYYGKNGFERASQWSSSA; this comes from the exons ATGACGACGACCATGATGAGGCTGAGGCAGCACCTGGCCTCCTCCCCTATTTATACCTCCGCCATCGCCAGGATCGGCAACAGCAGAGCCCCCCACCGCCTACTCCCCGTCGCACCACCGCAAAAGCACCGCCCGACAAGTACCACCAACAAGCCCCTGCTCCTGATTCTTCTGCTactctgcttcttcttcttcttcttgatccCGACCGCCTTGTTGCCCCCAGCGCGAGTcatgtcgtcgtcttcctccgcttcggatgccgctgccgccgccgtgccgttcGAGAAGCCCAGGGCCGTGGTCAAGAAGCTCCTCGCCGAGTCGCAGCCCGAGGGGCAGGGCGCCACCGTCCGGAGGAGCATCGGCAG GCATGAGCTCAGGAACCTGGACCCCTTCCTCATGCTCGACGAGTTCTCAGTCTCCAAGCCCGCCGGGTTCCCCGACCATCCCCACAGAGGATTCGAGACCGTCACCTACATGCTCGAGGTGCGTGTACTCTACTCAAGTAAATCTTGTGTTACCTGCCTCTGTCCTTCTGCCCCCCGCGAGCTGTTCGCTCAAATGTCTCCTTCTTGTGCTGGGTTGGAATTGCAGGGAGCCTTCACCCACCAGGACTTTGCGGGCCACAAGGGCACCATCAGGGCAGGGGATGTCCAG TGGATGACTGCCGGCCGGGGCATCGTGCACTCGGAGATGCCGGCGGGGGACGGGGTGCAGAAGGGCCTGCAGCTCTGGATCAACCTCTCCTCCAAGGACAAGATGATCGAGCCCCGGTACCAGGAGCTCCAGAGCAAGGACATCAGCCGCGCCGAGAAGGACGGCGTCGAGGTCCGGATCATCGCCGGCGAGGCCTTCGGCGTGCGCTCCCCGGTCTACACGCGCACCCCGACCATGTACATGGACTTCACCATGCGCCCGGGCTCCCAGCTCCACCAGCCCGTCCCGGAGGGCTGGAACGCCTTCGTCTACATCATTGACGGCGAGGGCGTCTTCGGTCGGGAGAAGTCGGCACCCGTGTCGGCGCACCACTGCATCGTcctgggcgacggcgacgggatcAGCGTCTGGAACAAGTCCGGCGCGCCGCTGCGGTTCGCGCTGGTGGCCGGGCAGCCGCTGGGCGAGCCGGTGGTGCAGCACGGGCCGTTCGTCATGAACTCCCGCGCCGAGATCCAGCAGGCCATGGAGGACTACTACTACGGCAAGAACGGGTTCGAGAGGGCCAGCCAGTGGAGCTCCTCCGCCTGA
- the LOC117838740 gene encoding pirin-like protein isoform X2, protein MTTTMMRLRQHLASSPIYTSAIARIGNSRAPHRLLPVAPPQKHRPTTRVMSSSSSASDAAAAAVPFEKPRAVVKKLLAESQPEGQGATVRRSIGRHELRNLDPFLMLDEFSVSKPAGFPDHPHRGFETVTYMLEVRVLYSSKSCVTCLCPSAPRELFAQMSPSCAGLELQGAFTHQDFAGHKGTIRAGDVQWMTAGRGIVHSEMPAGDGVQKGLQLWINLSSKDKMIEPRYQELQSKDISRAEKDGVEVRIIAGEAFGVRSPVYTRTPTMYMDFTMRPGSQLHQPVPEGWNAFVYIIDGEGVFGREKSAPVSAHHCIVLGDGDGISVWNKSGAPLRFALVAGQPLGEPVVQHGPFVMNSRAEIQQAMEDYYYGKNGFERASQWSSSA, encoded by the exons ATGACGACGACCATGATGAGGCTGAGGCAGCACCTGGCCTCCTCCCCTATTTATACCTCCGCCATCGCCAGGATCGGCAACAGCAGAGCCCCCCACCGCCTACTCCCCGTCGCACCACCGCAAAAGCACCGCCCGACAA CGCGAGTcatgtcgtcgtcttcctccgcttcggatgccgctgccgccgccgtgccgttcGAGAAGCCCAGGGCCGTGGTCAAGAAGCTCCTCGCCGAGTCGCAGCCCGAGGGGCAGGGCGCCACCGTCCGGAGGAGCATCGGCAG GCATGAGCTCAGGAACCTGGACCCCTTCCTCATGCTCGACGAGTTCTCAGTCTCCAAGCCCGCCGGGTTCCCCGACCATCCCCACAGAGGATTCGAGACCGTCACCTACATGCTCGAGGTGCGTGTACTCTACTCAAGTAAATCTTGTGTTACCTGCCTCTGTCCTTCTGCCCCCCGCGAGCTGTTCGCTCAAATGTCTCCTTCTTGTGCTGGGTTGGAATTGCAGGGAGCCTTCACCCACCAGGACTTTGCGGGCCACAAGGGCACCATCAGGGCAGGGGATGTCCAG TGGATGACTGCCGGCCGGGGCATCGTGCACTCGGAGATGCCGGCGGGGGACGGGGTGCAGAAGGGCCTGCAGCTCTGGATCAACCTCTCCTCCAAGGACAAGATGATCGAGCCCCGGTACCAGGAGCTCCAGAGCAAGGACATCAGCCGCGCCGAGAAGGACGGCGTCGAGGTCCGGATCATCGCCGGCGAGGCCTTCGGCGTGCGCTCCCCGGTCTACACGCGCACCCCGACCATGTACATGGACTTCACCATGCGCCCGGGCTCCCAGCTCCACCAGCCCGTCCCGGAGGGCTGGAACGCCTTCGTCTACATCATTGACGGCGAGGGCGTCTTCGGTCGGGAGAAGTCGGCACCCGTGTCGGCGCACCACTGCATCGTcctgggcgacggcgacgggatcAGCGTCTGGAACAAGTCCGGCGCGCCGCTGCGGTTCGCGCTGGTGGCCGGGCAGCCGCTGGGCGAGCCGGTGGTGCAGCACGGGCCGTTCGTCATGAACTCCCGCGCCGAGATCCAGCAGGCCATGGAGGACTACTACTACGGCAAGAACGGGTTCGAGAGGGCCAGCCAGTGGAGCTCCTCCGCCTGA
- the LOC117838742 gene encoding uncharacterized protein isoform X2: MLAASLKPAPSLAAFSPSARRSPAAPASFPFPARLNQRPLLSAAATAEGTGTPASQGDAFSYSYTAAAAAPPIDEARLAQFAADWEAARADKEQGNILTLPVLRSNSGGLIVKYNSLQGFVPNPLLSPAHWCKVKLADPKRPIQDVTKDLVGTSISVKVSEVNEEERKLFFSEKDASWSTYSSQIKIGDIYDGIVGSVFHYGAFVHLRFPDGLYHLTGLVHLSEVSWDLVQDVQDFLNEGDAVKVKVVNVDTAKSRIALSIRQLEEDPLLETLDKVIPLEADQSPDRVMSPSEVELLPGLDGICNELLQEDGITDVQFGRQALEKRVVSQDLELWLSNVPAKDNKFTLLARAGRQVQEVYLTTSLDQEGIKKAVQRVLGRVP; the protein is encoded by the exons ATGCTGGCGGCCTCCCTCAAGCCCGCGCCCTCCCTCGCGGCCTTCTCCCCTTCCGCCCGGAGGAGCCCCGCGGCACcagcctccttccccttccctgcCCGCCTCAACCAGCGTccgctcctctccgccgccgcaaccgccgAGGGAACCGGTACTCCCGCGAGCCAGGGAGACGCCTTCTCCTACTCttacaccgccgccgccgccgctcccccgaTCGATGAGGCGCGCCTGGCCCAG TTCGCTGCGGACTGGGAAGCTGCGCGCGCGGACAAGGAGCAGGGGAACATCCTCACGCTGCCGGTGCTCAGGTCAAACAGCGGCGGGCTCATCGTCAAGTACAACTCCCTGCAGGGGTTCGTGCCCAACCCTCTCCTCAGCCCCGCGCACTGGTGTAAAG TTAAGCTTGCAGACCCCAAAAGGCCCATCCAAGATGTTACCAAGGACCTAGTAGGGACGTCCATTTCTGTCAAG GTTTCTGAAGTAAATGAGGAGGAAAGGAAGCTTTTCTTCTCCGAGAAGGATGCTAGTTGGTCAACATATTCTTCCCAAATCAAGATTGGCGACATCTATGATGGAATCGTGGGCTCAGTGTTCCACTATGGTGCATTTGTTCACCTGCGATTTCCTGATG GATTATATCATCTTACTGGTCTTGTACACCTCTCTGAGGTGTCTTGGGATCTTGTCCAAGACGTCCAGGATTTTCTAAATGAAGGGGATGCTGTCAAGGTCAAAGTGGTCAATGTCGATAC GGCGAAGTCAAGGATAGCTTTATCAATCAGACAACTGGAAGAAGATCCTCTATTGGAGACATTGGACAAAGTTATCCCTTTG GAGGCTGATCAATCACCTGATCGTGTCATGTCTCCATCAGAAGTTGAACTTCTACCAGGACTTGATGGTATATGTAATGAACTATTGCAAGAGGATGG TATAACAGACGTACAGTTTGGGCGCCAAGCATTGGAGAAACGTGTTGTTTCACAAGATTTGGAGCTTTGGCTTTCCAAC GTGCCAGCTAAGGATAACAAGTTCACGCTTCTTGCACGAGCTGGGAGGCAG GTCCAGGAAGTGTATTTGACAACTTCCCTAGACCAGGAGGGGATAAAGAAGGCTGTGCAAAGAGTACTAGGGCGTGTTCCTTGA
- the LOC117838742 gene encoding uncharacterized protein isoform X1, with protein sequence MLAASLKPAPSLAAFSPSARRSPAAPASFPFPARLNQRPLLSAAATAEGTGTPASQGDAFSYSYTAAAAAPPIDEARLAQFAADWEAARADKEQGNILTLPVLRSNSGGLIVKYNSLQGFVPNPLLSPAHWCKDPKRPIQDVTKDLVGTSISVKVSEVNEEERKLFFSEKDASWSTYSSQIKIGDIYDGIVGSVFHYGAFVHLRFPDGLYHLTGLVHLSEVSWDLVQDVQDFLNEGDAVKVKVVNVDTAKSRIALSIRQLEEDPLLETLDKVIPLEADQSPDRVMSPSEVELLPGLDGICNELLQEDGITDVQFGRQALEKRVVSQDLELWLSNVPAKDNKFTLLARAGRQVQEVYLTTSLDQEGIKKAVQRVLGRVP encoded by the exons ATGCTGGCGGCCTCCCTCAAGCCCGCGCCCTCCCTCGCGGCCTTCTCCCCTTCCGCCCGGAGGAGCCCCGCGGCACcagcctccttccccttccctgcCCGCCTCAACCAGCGTccgctcctctccgccgccgcaaccgccgAGGGAACCGGTACTCCCGCGAGCCAGGGAGACGCCTTCTCCTACTCttacaccgccgccgccgccgctcccccgaTCGATGAGGCGCGCCTGGCCCAG TTCGCTGCGGACTGGGAAGCTGCGCGCGCGGACAAGGAGCAGGGGAACATCCTCACGCTGCCGGTGCTCAGGTCAAACAGCGGCGGGCTCATCGTCAAGTACAACTCCCTGCAGGGGTTCGTGCCCAACCCTCTCCTCAGCCCCGCGCACTGGTGTAAAG ACCCCAAAAGGCCCATCCAAGATGTTACCAAGGACCTAGTAGGGACGTCCATTTCTGTCAAG GTTTCTGAAGTAAATGAGGAGGAAAGGAAGCTTTTCTTCTCCGAGAAGGATGCTAGTTGGTCAACATATTCTTCCCAAATCAAGATTGGCGACATCTATGATGGAATCGTGGGCTCAGTGTTCCACTATGGTGCATTTGTTCACCTGCGATTTCCTGATG GATTATATCATCTTACTGGTCTTGTACACCTCTCTGAGGTGTCTTGGGATCTTGTCCAAGACGTCCAGGATTTTCTAAATGAAGGGGATGCTGTCAAGGTCAAAGTGGTCAATGTCGATAC GGCGAAGTCAAGGATAGCTTTATCAATCAGACAACTGGAAGAAGATCCTCTATTGGAGACATTGGACAAAGTTATCCCTTTG GAGGCTGATCAATCACCTGATCGTGTCATGTCTCCATCAGAAGTTGAACTTCTACCAGGACTTGATGGTATATGTAATGAACTATTGCAAGAGGATGG TATAACAGACGTACAGTTTGGGCGCCAAGCATTGGAGAAACGTGTTGTTTCACAAGATTTGGAGCTTTGGCTTTCCAAC GTGCCAGCTAAGGATAACAAGTTCACGCTTCTTGCACGAGCTGGGAGGCAG GTCCAGGAAGTGTATTTGACAACTTCCCTAGACCAGGAGGGGATAAAGAAGGCTGTGCAAAGAGTACTAGGGCGTGTTCCTTGA
- the LOC117838743 gene encoding uncharacterized protein, producing MSHDGGTAQPSCTTVPLGKSVRRALRAAIGMPKKPRKDKLKLKPKKKPNQAAAPGTSSSSSTELIMSLSKEAAAARRESVVRVVLSSGVVEVYPGVVLACTVIRKHPPGLCLAHPDVFRNPHGAVLRPLEPLFPGQKFLLIPWSTVDKLKHKIPESSIGAFAEDDDQYYGAVDEEGEDTTGSEEATSSTETEASEEDQEHSGGAPVTEWDEAAAGDGGSFMPACSAREYFVARDRWSECRFKRLAEQGLAVEPSADDDQPDQRKDKQTRKKGNKKKKRKGKGNKKRRERPAAAPPAGFRAFAALRRTWEPSLPSVEEEENVVSPLSSVQHPSEEATRTGDHEQ from the coding sequence ATGTCACATGACGGCGGCACGGCCCAGCCATCTTGCACGACGGTGCCGCTGGGCAAATCGGTGCGCCGCGCGCTCCGGGCCGCCATCGGCATGCCGAAGAAGCCCCGCAAGGACAAGCTGAAACTGAAGCCGAAGAAGAAGCCCAACCAGGCGGCCGCGCcgggcaccagcagcagcagctccacgGAGCTGATCATGTCCTTGTCCAaggaggctgcggcggcgaggagggagtCGGTGGTGCGGGTGGTGCTGTCGAGCGGGGTGGTGGAGGTGTACCCGGGTGTGGTGCTGGCCTGCACCGTCATCCGCAAGCACCCGCCGGGCCTCTGCCTCGCCCACCCGGACGTCTTCCGCAACCCGCACGGCGCCGTGCTCCGCCCGCTCGAGCCGCTCTTCCCCGGCCAGAAGTTCCTGCTCATCCCCTGGTCCACCGTCGACAAGCTCAAGCACAAGATCCCCGAGAGCTCCATCGGCGCCTTTGCCGAGGATGACGATCAATACTACGGCGCCGTCGACGAGGAGGGGGAAGACACGACAGGGAGCGAGGAGGCCACCTCGTCCACGGAAACGGAGGCGTCGGAGGAGGACCAGGAACACAGCGGCGGCGCACCGGTGACGGAATGGGATGAGGCAGCGGCGGGTGACGGTGGTAGCTTCATGCCGGCGTGCAGCGCGAGGGAGTACTTCGTGGCCAGGGACCGGTGGTCCGAGTGCCGCTTCAAGAGGCTGGCGGAGCAGGGCCTCGCCGTCGAGCCGAGCGCAGACGACGATCAACCGGATCAGAGGAAGGACAAGCAAACGAGGAAGAAggggaacaagaagaagaagcggaaggGTAAGGGGAATAAGAAGCGGAGGGAGCGCccagccgccgccccgccggcgggGTTCAGGGCGTTCGCCGCGCTGAGGAGGACGTGGGAGCCCAGCCTGCcgtcggtggaggaggaggagaacgtCGTCTCTCCTCTCTCCAGTGTGCAGCATCCATCGGAGGAGGCCACCAGAACCGGCGATCATGAGCAGTAA
- the LOC117838605 gene encoding inner membrane protein PPF-1, chloroplastic, protein MAAPSHLHLLGCPQTLALSPHSSRAPSAAPRLGLGLRLRLRRLRPVAALGPADAGELLGRVEAFLYTVADAAVSAAPEAAEAGAGAKEAAGDWLSGITNSMETVLKVLKDGLSALHVPYSYGFAIILLTVLVKAATFPLTKKQVESALAMRSLQPQVKAIQERYAGDQERIQLETARLYKLSGVDPLAGCLPTLVTIPVWIGLYRALSNVANEGLLTEGFFWIPSLAGPTTIGARQNGQGISWLFPFTDGHPPLGWSDTLAYLVLPVLLVISQYISAQVMQPPQSNDPNQQGAQAVTKFLPLLIGYFALSVPSGLSLYWLTNNILSTAQQVWLQKLGGAKNPVKEYIEKLSREELTNVRKNESAVQSEPLPNLSKPQPSQEPKATGPQRGERFRKLKEEESRRKEVLGQAKQSEQSSTESNVLDGAQNSGSSSGDNKDEQESHENGSIVANSNGGLDHSRNERTLNGTSEKEAVDGHSSVSKPTSPDAPKLMDQENGNDVV, encoded by the exons atgGCCGCTCcctcccacctccacctcctgggctgcccccaaaccctagccctaTCCCCGCACTCGTCGCGGgccccctccgccgctccccgcctcggcctcggcctccgcctccgcctccgccgcctccgccccgtcgccgcgctcggccccgccgacgccggcgagctgctcggCCGCGTCGAGGCGTTCCTCTACACcgtcgcggacgccgccgtctccgcggcCCCGGAGGCGGCGGAAGCCGGCGCCGGGGCCAAGGAGGCCGCCGGGGACTGGCTCTCCGGCATCACCAACTCCATGGAGACCGTGCTCAAG GTTCTGAAAGATGGTCTATCAGCTCTCCATGTTCCTTATTCATATGGTTTTGCAATCATTCTCCTCACTGTTCTTGTCAAGGCAGCTACATTCCCTCTTACAAAGAAGCAG GTTGAGTCTGCACTAGCAATGAGGTCACTGCAACCTCAAGTGAAGGCAATTCAAGAACGATATGCTGGCGATCAG GAACGGATACAATTAGAAACTGCTCGTTTATACAAGTTATCTGGTGTTGACCCTCTTGCAG GATGCTTGCCTACCCTAGTGACAATACCAGTTTGGATTGGTCTATACAGAGCTCTCTCAAATGTGGCTAATGAG GGACTTCTGACTGAAGGATTTTTTTGGATACCTTCTTTGGCTGGTCCTACAACAATTGGTGCTCGACAAAATGGCCAGGGAATATCCTGGCTTTTTCCTTTCACG GATGGCCATCCACCTCTTGGCTGGTCGGACACTTTGGCATACCTTGTCTTGCCAGTTCTTCTTGTCATTTCACAATACATATCTGCTCAAGTAATGCAGCCACCACAG AGCAATGATCCTAACCAACAAGGTGCTCAAGCTGTAACAAAGTTCTTGCCATTGCTAATTGGTTATTTTGCTCTTTCTGTACCTTCTGGACTAAGTCTATACTG GCTTACTAATAATATCCTCAGCACTGCACAACAAGTGTGGCTTCAAAAGCTTGGAGGTGCAAAAAATCCTGTCAAGGAATATATTGAGAAACTTTCGAGGGAAGAGTTGACTAATGTCCGGAAGAATGAATCTGCTGTTCAGAGTGAACCTCTCCCTAATCTTAGTAAACCCCAGCCCAGCCAAGAGCCGAAAGCAACTGGGCCACAACGTGGTGAAAG ATTTAGGAAACTAAAGGAGGAAGAATCAAGGAGAAAAGAGGTTCTGGGACAAGCAAAACAATCAGAACAGTCAAGCACCGAATCTAATGTTCTTGATGGAGCACAAAATTCTGGTTCCTCTTCTGGAGACAACAAAGATGAACAG GAATCTCATGAAAATGGATCAATCGTAGCTAATAGCAATGGCGGACTTGACCATAGTAGGAACGAAAGGACTCTGAATGGAACCTCAGAAAAG GAAGCAGTTGATGGTCATTCCTCAGTAAGCAAACCTACATCACCGGATGCCCCCAAACTGATGGACCAAGAGAATGGAAATGATGTGGTATAG
- the LOC117838606 gene encoding uncharacterized protein: MAAHRELLLLLLAAAVVAALAAATVASADDAKPTILTPVAQTPLGSFDGDTPASDDDSVEDDDDAAPVGSPTGATMTEPTPEMPSPPGTQATAGGAAASAAAPAALGAVVAARVGAAVAVVAAAAFAF; encoded by the coding sequence ATGGCCGCGCACCGggagctgctcctcctcctcctcgccgccgcggtcgtcgcggccctggccgccgccaccgtcgcctccgccgacgACGCCAAGCCGACCATCCTCACCCCCGTCGCGCAGACCCCGCTCGGCTCCTTCGACGGCGACACGCCGGCGTCCGACGACGACTccgtcgaggacgacgacgacgccgcgccCGTCGGATCGCCCACCGGCGCCACCATGACCGAGCCCACCCCCGAGATGCCCTCCCCGCCCGGCACCCAAGCTACTGCCGGAGGAgccgccgccagcgcggcggcgcccgccgccctcGGGGCCGTCGTCGCGGCTCGTGTCGGCGCAGCCGTGGCGGTGGTCGCCGCAGCAGCCTTCGCCTTCTGA